One window from the genome of Nicotiana sylvestris chromosome 9, ASM39365v2, whole genome shotgun sequence encodes:
- the LOC138877572 gene encoding uncharacterized protein, with protein sequence MASDFMDRFRFNTENAPDIFYIQNLKKKPTETFREYATQWTSEAAKVRPALEEEQINKFFVRARDPQYYERLMVIENHKFSNIIKHGEGIEEGIKSGMVTNFEALQATNKALQSGDKIQTLIDTKVIQATEAAPNVRNNPLPDHRGERVNVIETNEEWDPEGPIGLIREGDYPKPAVTLTPIVVQIQPSVEVEVAASVPFEIELGERKSKNGRVGAAQGMTKTGRIYTPENLGGTSKEAAAKQPIIETGPHDLRRKVQAREYFIVDHLNKSPTQISILSLLQNSEAHRNALMKMLSGAYVPNNITSGEMANMVGKVLENHKITFYEDELPPKGLSHNRALHIIVQFEDKFITRVLIDGGSSLNICPLTTLKRLGKDFHEIRAGNMNMKAFDESQRATIGEIDLCLQMGPTWFDVEFQILDISATYNFLLGRPWIHTNGAVASTLHQAVKFEWNHQEVIIHGDGSNPIYTNQTVPVVENRRKLGGETYHRIERVNAIKKDKWWSADTQLFPLI encoded by the exons ATGGCATCGGACTTCATGGACCGAtttaggtttaatacagagaatgcaccagacatCTTCTACATAcagaacctcaagaagaaaccaacggaaactttccgcgagtatgctactcaatGGACGTCAGAAGCTGCAAAGGTTAGGCCGGCACTAGAAGAAGAGCAGATAaacaaattcttcgtcagggcccgggatccacaatactatgaaaggttaatggtcatcgaaaatcacaagtTCTCCAACATCATCAAACACGGGGAAGGGATTGAAGAAGggatcaaaagcgggatggtaactaattttgaggcattgcaggctacgaacaaagcattacaatcagggg ATAAGATTCAGACCCTAATTGATACCAAAGTCATACAAGCAACGGAAGCCGCACCCAATGTTCGCAATAATCCCCTCCCAGATCATAGGGGTGAAAgagtaaatgtgatagaaactaatgaagaatgggatcctgaagggccgattgggcttattcgggaAGGTGACTACCCTAAAcctgcagtcacactcactcctattgtggtacagataCAACCATCGGTTGAAGTTGAAGTAGCCGCATCAGTTCCGTTTGAAATTGAA ctaggagaaaggaaaagcaaaaatggaagagTTGGTGCTGCACAAGGGATGACCAAaactggaaggatctatacacctgaaaatttgggaggaacaagcaagGAAGCTGCTGCCAAACAACCCATCATTGAAACTGGTCCACATGATCTCCgaaggaaagtacaagcaagagAATACTTTATCGTTGATCATCTAAACAAGTCTCCCACCCAAATATCCATCCTATCgctgctacaaaattctgaggcgcatagaaatgctttgatgaagatgTTAAGTGGAGCGTACGTGCCCAACAATATTAccagtggagagatggccaacatggtagggaaaGTACTGGAAaaccataagatcaccttttacGAAGATGAACTGCCACCAaaaggactaagtcacaatagGGCCCTACACATCATAGTACAATTTGAGGATAAATTCATCACCAGAGTCCTAatagatggaggttcaagcctcaacatttgcccattgactactctgaaaaggttgggtaAAGATTTTCATGAGATACGAGCAGGGAATATGAATATGAAGGCATTTGATGAGTCTCAACGAGCCACAATTGGGGAAATTGACCTTTGTTTACAAATGGGcccaacttggtttgatgttgagtttCAAATATTAGACATATCTGCTACGTACAATTTTTTactaggacgaccttggatacatacCAATGGAGCTGTGGCTTCTACGCTACACcaagccgtgaagttcgaatggaaccatcaggaggtaatcattcatggagacggAAGTAATCCCATTTACACCAATCAAACTGTCCCGGTTGTCGAGAATAGAAGAaagttgggtggagaaacttatcaccgCATCGAGCGTGTCAATGCAATtaagaaagataaatggtggagtgCTGATACCCAATTGTTTCCCCTCATATAA